In one Mucilaginibacter ginsenosidivorax genomic region, the following are encoded:
- a CDS encoding bleomycin resistance protein, with amino-acid sequence MLQKAIPILASLNAEETIRFYTEKLGFTSVANWDGYVIFNRDEITIHLWPTDDPEVPKNTGCYINVTEVDKLYAEYTPQGVVHPNGKLKNMPWKRRQFSILDNNGNIIHFGEDTSGEV; translated from the coding sequence ATGCTCCAAAAAGCCATCCCCATCCTGGCATCATTAAATGCCGAAGAAACCATCAGGTTTTATACCGAAAAGCTGGGCTTTACATCGGTTGCCAACTGGGATGGTTATGTTATTTTTAACCGGGACGAAATCACCATTCACCTTTGGCCTACCGATGATCCTGAAGTTCCTAAAAATACCGGTTGTTATATTAACGTAACCGAGGTAGATAAGCTATATGCCGAATATACGCCTCAAGGCGTAGTTCACCCCAACGGCAAGCTTAAAAACATGCCCTGGAAAAGGCGCCAGTTTAGCATCCTGGATAACAACGGTAATATTATTCATTTTGGAGAAGATACTTCGGGCGAAGTATAA
- the lpxA gene encoding acyl-ACP--UDP-N-acetylglucosamine O-acyltransferase yields the protein MIQPLAYIHPQAKIADNVVIEPFVTIHKDVEIGEGTWIGSNSVIMDGARIGKNCRIFPGAVVSAPPQDLKYKGEQSTVSIGDNTTIRECVTLNRGTALDKNTTTIGSNCLLMAYVHVAHDCVIGDNVIIANAVQLAGHINVYDYAFIGGSSAVHQFVEIGAHSMISGGSLVRKDVPPFTKAGREPLSYVGINSVGLRRRGFSAATIAEIQEIYRILFLKKYNVSKALDIIEAEFTPSVERDEIINFLQNSQRGIMKGFGNS from the coding sequence ATGATCCAGCCTTTAGCATATATACACCCACAGGCAAAAATTGCCGATAACGTGGTGATTGAACCCTTTGTTACCATCCACAAGGATGTTGAAATTGGCGAGGGTACCTGGATCGGTTCCAACTCCGTAATTATGGATGGAGCCCGGATAGGCAAAAACTGCCGTATTTTTCCCGGTGCCGTAGTATCGGCTCCGCCGCAGGATTTAAAATACAAAGGCGAGCAAAGTACGGTATCTATTGGTGACAATACCACCATCCGCGAATGCGTAACCCTTAACCGTGGTACCGCTTTAGATAAAAACACAACCACCATAGGCAGCAACTGCCTGCTGATGGCGTATGTACACGTAGCGCACGATTGTGTTATTGGCGATAACGTAATTATAGCCAACGCGGTGCAACTGGCAGGGCACATTAATGTGTACGATTATGCTTTCATCGGTGGTTCATCGGCCGTGCACCAGTTTGTAGAGATTGGCGCGCATAGCATGATCTCAGGCGGTTCATTAGTACGTAAGGATGTACCTCCGTTTACCAAAGCCGGCCGCGAACCATTATCGTATGTGGGTATCAACTCCGTAGGTTTACGCCGCAGGGGCTTTTCGGCAGCAACCATTGCCGAAATCCAGGAGATTTACCGGATCCTGTTCCTTAAAAAATATAATGTAAGCAAGGCGCTTGATATCATCGAAGCCGAGTTTACACCAAGTGTTGAACGCGACGAGATCATCAACTTCCTGCAAAACTCTCAAAGAGGGATCATGAAAGGGTTTGGGAATAGTTAA
- a CDS encoding M28 family metallopeptidase — MKLKLLFSCLLSAGISAQLFAQETVDPAIVQKIREEGLNHSKVMETAFYLTDVSGPRLAGSPGLKRAQNWAVEQLKTWGVANAKLESWGKFGKGWEVQKNYAAITVPYYHAIIAIPKAWTPGTGGLIKGDVMVVKADSAAELEKYKGKLAGKIVIFDTKPLTERTFKSDAARYTDDELDKMEKATMAPARQRNAFDPNSPQFVAMRKQRAFRASLGTFLQAEKVALVLSQARGTDGTVFTTNGASYADTAKAVAPELETSSEDFQRILRLVNAGKPVQLEADIKTQFFTDDLQGYDVVGEIPGTDKKLKDQVVMIGGHLDSWHAGTGATDNAAGSAVMLEAMRILKAIGFKPKRTIRIALWSSEEQGLFGSRGYVLNHFGDPKTMELKPEQAKLSAYYNLDNGTGKIRGIYLQGDSAAGPIFKSYLEPFKDLGATTVTISNTGGTDHQSFDAVGIPGFQFIQDAIDYGSRTHHSNQDTFDRLVEDDLKQAATIIASFVYNTSQRAEMIPRKELPKPQPARGF; from the coding sequence ATGAAACTAAAACTACTTTTTTCATGCCTGCTTTCCGCGGGCATAAGTGCGCAGTTGTTCGCCCAGGAAACCGTCGATCCTGCAATTGTTCAAAAAATCCGTGAGGAAGGCCTTAACCATTCTAAAGTGATGGAAACCGCTTTTTATTTAACCGATGTATCCGGCCCGCGTTTGGCAGGGTCGCCGGGTTTAAAACGCGCTCAGAACTGGGCCGTTGAACAATTGAAAACCTGGGGCGTAGCCAATGCCAAACTGGAATCATGGGGTAAATTTGGCAAGGGTTGGGAAGTTCAAAAAAACTACGCGGCTATTACCGTACCATACTATCATGCCATTATAGCTATCCCTAAAGCATGGACCCCAGGTACAGGTGGCTTAATCAAAGGCGACGTAATGGTAGTAAAAGCCGATTCGGCCGCCGAGCTGGAAAAATACAAAGGCAAGCTGGCCGGTAAAATTGTGATATTTGATACCAAACCACTTACCGAGCGTACATTTAAATCAGATGCGGCCCGTTACACCGATGATGAGCTTGATAAAATGGAAAAGGCTACTATGGCCCCTGCACGCCAGCGTAATGCATTTGATCCAAATTCGCCGCAGTTTGTAGCTATGCGTAAGCAACGCGCATTCAGGGCCTCATTGGGGACTTTTTTACAGGCCGAGAAAGTTGCCCTTGTACTAAGCCAGGCCCGCGGTACCGACGGTACCGTATTTACTACTAACGGCGCATCATATGCGGATACCGCGAAAGCCGTTGCGCCCGAGCTGGAAACCAGCAGCGAAGATTTTCAACGTATTTTACGACTTGTAAACGCAGGCAAGCCGGTACAGCTTGAAGCTGATATTAAAACCCAATTTTTTACCGATGACCTGCAAGGTTATGACGTAGTTGGCGAGATACCAGGTACCGACAAAAAATTAAAAGACCAGGTGGTAATGATAGGTGGCCACCTTGATTCATGGCACGCCGGTACCGGCGCAACAGATAACGCGGCGGGCAGCGCGGTGATGCTGGAGGCTATGCGCATCCTGAAAGCTATTGGTTTTAAACCCAAACGTACCATCCGCATTGCATTATGGAGCTCGGAAGAACAAGGATTATTTGGCTCGCGCGGTTATGTACTTAACCACTTTGGCGACCCCAAAACAATGGAATTGAAACCTGAGCAAGCCAAGCTATCGGCTTATTATAACCTTGACAATGGTACCGGTAAAATAAGGGGTATCTACTTACAAGGCGACTCTGCCGCCGGGCCGATATTTAAATCGTACCTGGAGCCGTTTAAAGACCTTGGCGCCACTACCGTTACTATTAGCAATACAGGCGGTACCGATCACCAATCGTTTGATGCAGTGGGTATTCCTGGCTTTCAGTTTATCCAGGACGCCATTGACTATGGCTCGCGCACGCACCACAGTAACCAGGACACCTTTGACCGCCTGGTTGAAGATGATTTGAAACAGGCGGCCACCATCATAGCGTCGTTTGTATACAATACCAGCCAGCGTGCAGAAATGATACCACGTAAAGAATTGCCTAAGCCACAACCGGCGCGGGGATTTTAA
- the efp gene encoding elongation factor P: MAKASDVKNGNVLRFNGELVQVEEFLHRTPGNLRAFYQARMRNVKSGKLVEYRFRTDEEVDIARVETNDYQYLYEDGDSLVVMDNATYDQHNVPKALFGPAVKFLKEGMNVIVAFESDEPIMGSIPGSAELEITYTEPAVKGDTSSGAQKNATVETGAEIRVPLFINIGDKVKVDTATGTYVERVKG, encoded by the coding sequence ATGGCCAAAGCATCAGATGTTAAAAATGGAAATGTGCTTCGCTTTAATGGCGAGTTAGTGCAGGTTGAAGAATTTTTGCACCGTACACCAGGTAACTTGCGTGCATTTTACCAGGCCCGTATGCGTAACGTAAAATCCGGAAAATTGGTTGAATACCGTTTCCGCACCGACGAGGAGGTTGATATAGCCCGTGTTGAAACCAACGATTATCAATACTTATATGAGGACGGCGATTCATTAGTGGTAATGGATAACGCAACTTATGATCAGCATAACGTTCCAAAAGCTTTATTTGGCCCGGCGGTTAAGTTCCTAAAAGAAGGGATGAACGTTATTGTAGCCTTTGAAAGCGATGAGCCGATCATGGGTTCAATCCCCGGATCGGCCGAGCTGGAAATTACATATACCGAGCCTGCCGTTAAAGGCGACACTTCAAGCGGTGCCCAAAAAAATGCCACCGTTGAAACCGGCGCAGAGATTCGTGTGCCGCTGTTTATCAACATTGGCGATAAGGTAAAAGTTGATACCGCTACCGGAACTTATGTTGAAAGAGTGAAAGGGTAG
- a CDS encoding ABC transporter ATP-binding protein: MTITLNNIGRRFNRDWIFRGVDHTFTAGESYAILGPNGSGKSTLLQVLNGSLSPSIGTINYTYQDKPIEVSQVFNYLSLAAPYLEVIEEFTLSEMIDFHFKFKNYKHGLDKKQLIELLNLPKSEHKLIRYFSSGMKQRLKLILAFCSDTPMLMLDEPTSNLDAQGVDWYLSLVERFATGRLTIICSNQEHEYGFCKYRLNISDYKN, encoded by the coding sequence ATGACCATCACCCTCAACAACATCGGCCGCCGCTTTAACCGCGACTGGATTTTCAGGGGAGTTGATCATACGTTCACTGCCGGCGAATCATACGCTATTCTGGGTCCTAATGGGTCAGGTAAATCTACATTGTTACAGGTTTTAAACGGGAGCCTGTCGCCCTCTATCGGTACAATAAATTATACCTACCAGGATAAACCCATCGAGGTTTCGCAGGTGTTTAACTACCTGAGCCTGGCCGCACCATATTTGGAGGTTATTGAGGAGTTTACGCTGAGTGAAATGATCGATTTTCATTTCAAATTTAAAAACTACAAACACGGGCTTGATAAAAAGCAGCTGATTGAGTTGTTGAATCTCCCCAAAAGCGAACACAAGCTTATTCGTTATTTTTCATCGGGCATGAAACAGCGCCTCAAGCTTATCCTGGCCTTTTGTTCTGATACACCAATGTTGATGCTTGATGAGCCTACATCAAACCTTGACGCCCAGGGCGTTGACTGGTACTTAAGCCTTGTGGAGCGTTTTGCTACCGGCAGGCTCACCATCATCTGCTCCAACCAGGAACACGAGTATGGCTTTTGCAAGTATAGGCTGAATATATCGGATTACAAAAATTAG
- a CDS encoding NAD(P)-dependent alcohol dehydrogenase produces MIPVKGYAAQSPTTNLAPWDFERREVGPHDVQFDILFCGVCHSDLHQIKNDWFPGIFPMVPGHEIVGRVVKVGDHVKNFKVGDLAGTGCLVDSCRVCENCKQDLEQYCLNGSSQTYNGLEQDHKTPTYGGYSNSIVVNEDFVLHISDKLDLAATAPLLCAGITTYSPLRHWKVGKGHKLAVLGLGGLGHMGVKFGVAFGAEVTVLSTSPAKEADAKALGAHHFVVTSDPKQIEAAKNSFDFILDTVSAPHDFNMYLSLLRTNGVHICVGVPPEPASVQAFSLLGGRKSLAGSGIGGIAETQEMLDFCAEHGIVSDIEMIDIKEIDTAYARMEKGDVRYRFVIDIATL; encoded by the coding sequence ATGATACCAGTTAAAGGATACGCGGCGCAATCGCCAACTACCAATCTTGCCCCATGGGATTTTGAGCGTCGTGAGGTTGGGCCTCATGATGTGCAATTTGATATTTTATTTTGCGGTGTTTGCCACAGCGATTTGCACCAGATTAAGAACGATTGGTTCCCGGGTATTTTCCCGATGGTGCCAGGTCATGAAATTGTTGGCCGGGTTGTAAAAGTTGGCGATCATGTAAAAAACTTCAAAGTTGGCGATTTAGCAGGAACAGGTTGCCTGGTTGACTCATGCCGTGTGTGCGAAAACTGCAAACAGGATTTGGAGCAATACTGCCTAAACGGGAGCTCGCAAACCTATAACGGCCTGGAGCAAGACCATAAAACACCAACTTACGGCGGTTACTCAAACAGCATTGTGGTTAACGAAGATTTTGTACTGCATATTTCTGACAAGCTTGACCTTGCCGCCACTGCGCCATTGCTATGTGCCGGCATAACCACTTACTCGCCGTTAAGGCATTGGAAAGTTGGTAAAGGCCATAAACTGGCTGTTTTAGGATTAGGCGGATTAGGCCATATGGGCGTTAAATTTGGTGTTGCCTTTGGTGCCGAAGTTACTGTATTAAGTACATCGCCGGCTAAAGAAGCCGATGCTAAGGCATTAGGTGCGCACCACTTTGTGGTTACCAGCGATCCTAAGCAGATAGAAGCTGCCAAAAACTCTTTTGATTTTATTTTGGATACCGTATCGGCACCGCATGATTTTAACATGTACTTGTCGTTACTGCGCACCAATGGGGTACATATTTGTGTAGGGGTACCACCAGAACCGGCCAGCGTGCAGGCATTTAGCTTGTTGGGCGGCCGTAAAAGCCTTGCCGGATCGGGAATTGGTGGAATTGCCGAAACACAGGAAATGCTTGATTTTTGTGCCGAACATGGAATTGTTTCAGATATTGAAATGATAGATATCAAAGAGATTGATACCGCTTATGCCCGCATGGAAAAAGGCGATGTAAGGTATCGTTTTGTGATTGACATAGCTACGCTGTAA
- the parS gene encoding type II RES/Xre toxin-antitoxin system antitoxin yields MAKDKPQTGKKKSPVIYKDTEMVSVVNDFEGVYIRQPKYTDAISLLNTSKKGLEAKTALDFLALSGFTQDEFQETFKTTVKTIQNHVNKDLKLDASLSEKLLKSFALFDTGIEIFGSAQAFHKWLTTPAYGLGNRLPFDMMDTITGIQLIEEELIRLQFGDLA; encoded by the coding sequence ATGGCAAAAGATAAACCACAAACCGGCAAAAAAAAATCTCCTGTAATTTATAAGGATACCGAAATGGTAAGCGTTGTAAATGATTTTGAAGGGGTCTATATCCGCCAGCCAAAGTATACAGATGCCATCAGCTTACTCAATACTTCAAAAAAAGGCCTGGAAGCAAAAACCGCACTTGATTTTTTGGCATTATCGGGTTTTACACAAGATGAGTTCCAGGAAACCTTTAAAACCACAGTTAAAACTATCCAAAACCATGTTAATAAGGATTTAAAACTGGATGCTTCCTTAAGCGAAAAACTACTTAAATCATTTGCATTGTTTGATACCGGTATTGAAATATTTGGCTCTGCTCAGGCTTTTCATAAATGGCTTACTACTCCGGCTTATGGGCTTGGTAACCGGTTGCCTTTTGATATGATGGATACAATCACCGGTATCCAACTTATCGAAGAAGAGCTTATCCGCTTACAATTCGGCGATCTGGCTTAA
- a CDS encoding cyanophycinase, which translates to MIVPKGKLIIIGGAVDMGSNVTIQEHILQPDYIKFFEQGILKRIITESAKHHGSLVEVITTASQIPELVGEEYIKAFGQLNVTHVNVLHIKSREDAAKKEYLDRIRKADVVMFSGGDQLRLTAIFGGTEFLQILKKRYLHENFVIAGTSAGAAAASTHMIYRGQSNEALIKGEVQITAGLGFVDSVIVDTHFVQRGRIGRLMYAVATNPGILGIGLGEDAGLLITEGNIMEAIGSGLIILVDGRNIVATNIYDVEIGSPVSIDNLKVHVMSIYDKYDLAQHRLLIKKTVKVEEGVFIHAPDSDLLQ; encoded by the coding sequence ATGATTGTCCCGAAAGGAAAACTTATAATAATAGGCGGTGCGGTTGATATGGGGAGTAACGTAACCATACAGGAACACATTTTGCAGCCTGACTATATTAAATTTTTTGAACAGGGCATTTTAAAGCGGATCATCACCGAATCGGCTAAACACCATGGCTCGTTAGTTGAGGTTATTACCACTGCCTCGCAAATTCCTGAGCTGGTGGGCGAAGAGTATATTAAAGCATTTGGGCAGCTTAATGTTACCCACGTTAACGTATTGCATATTAAAAGCCGCGAGGATGCAGCAAAAAAAGAATATTTAGACCGCATCCGCAAAGCAGACGTGGTTATGTTTAGCGGCGGCGACCAATTGAGGCTGACGGCTATTTTTGGCGGTACGGAATTTTTACAGATCCTGAAAAAGAGATATCTGCATGAAAACTTTGTGATAGCCGGCACATCGGCGGGGGCAGCGGCGGCATCTACCCATATGATTTACCGTGGTCAAAGTAACGAGGCGCTTATTAAAGGCGAGGTGCAGATAACAGCGGGATTGGGGTTTGTAGATTCTGTTATAGTTGATACGCATTTTGTACAACGCGGCCGTATTGGCCGGCTAATGTATGCCGTAGCTACCAACCCCGGCATTTTAGGTATCGGCCTGGGCGAAGACGCCGGTTTGCTGATAACCGAGGGTAACATTATGGAAGCCATTGGTTCGGGTTTAATTATTTTGGTGGATGGCAGGAATATTGTAGCTACCAATATTTATGATGTAGAAATTGGCTCGCCGGTTTCTATCGACAATTTAAAAGTACACGTCATGTCTATCTATGATAAATACGATTTGGCACAACATCGCCTATTGATTAAAAAAACAGTGAAGGTTGAAGAGGGGGTGTTTATACACGCGCCCGATAGCGACCTTTTGCAATAA
- the cphA gene encoding cyanophycin synthetase: MKIENIQVLRGPNIWSINRKKLIQMRLDLQEMEHKPTNEIDGFYERLEKLLPSLYSHRCSPGVPGGFFQRVIAGTWMGHVIEHIALEIQTLAGMDTGFGRTRETKTKGVYNVVFAYIEEKVGAFAAESAVRIAEALIKGEDYNLEADIQEMREIRENTRLGPSTGSIVEEAIARDIPWIRLNNQSLVQLGYGKNQVRFRATMTEKTSSIAVDIASNKDETKRMLQEQAIPVAKGMTISSVAGVAEVIRKVGFPLVFKPLDGNHGRGISINIRTEEEAIAAYEHAAKISRRVIAERFITGYDFRVLVIDNKMVAAALRDPAHVTGDGILTIQQLIDKENTDPRRGYGHENVLTLISIDRDTLDLLEKKGYTLDTVPVKGEKVFVKSTANLSTGGTSVDVTDHVHPQNVFICERISKIIGLDICGIDIMAENLHEPLTENGGVILEVNAAPGFRMHIAPSEGLPRNVAGHVLDMLYPPGKSARIPIIAITGTNGKTTTTRLIAHIVRNNGHRVGFTTSDGIYVQNTMMLKGDTTGPVSSEFILKDPTVDFAVLETARGGILRSGLGFGFCDIGVITNIQADHLGLADIHTLDDLARVKGTVLNSVKKDGWGVLNADNEYCVRLGNKADCNIAYFSRNENNPIIKAHCRKGGIAAVCENGFITIQKGDWKIRVQRTILIPLTFGGTVPFMIENVLAATLATFLWGFKTEDIKMSLETFIPSAAQTPGRMNIFEFKDFRFMIDFAHNPDGFNGIKEFLRHIDSPLKIGIIAGTGDRRDDDIREVGKIAAEMFDYIILRQEKHLRGRTEENILTLLKEGIYSVDANKPCEVVSKEVDAIKHAMSLAKPGSFITALSDVVDNAIETVQNYQEQERNGLFNSPPAP; the protein is encoded by the coding sequence ATGAAGATTGAGAATATACAAGTGTTGCGCGGCCCGAACATCTGGAGCATAAACCGCAAAAAGTTAATACAGATGCGGCTTGACCTGCAGGAGATGGAACATAAGCCCACTAACGAGATTGATGGTTTTTATGAGCGTTTAGAAAAACTGCTTCCCTCGTTATACTCGCACCGCTGTTCGCCCGGAGTACCCGGCGGTTTTTTTCAGCGGGTTATTGCCGGCACCTGGATGGGACACGTTATTGAGCACATAGCCCTTGAAATACAAACCCTTGCCGGCATGGATACAGGCTTTGGCCGTACGCGTGAAACTAAAACAAAGGGGGTTTACAATGTAGTGTTTGCTTATATTGAAGAGAAAGTTGGTGCCTTTGCGGCAGAATCGGCCGTGCGGATTGCCGAAGCCCTGATAAAAGGTGAAGACTATAACCTGGAGGCCGATATACAGGAGATGCGCGAAATTCGTGAAAACACCCGTTTAGGGCCAAGCACAGGATCAATTGTAGAAGAGGCCATTGCGAGGGATATCCCCTGGATAAGGCTTAACAATCAATCGCTGGTACAGTTGGGTTATGGTAAAAACCAGGTTCGTTTCCGCGCCACCATGACCGAGAAAACCAGCAGCATTGCCGTTGATATTGCCAGTAACAAGGATGAAACCAAGCGCATGTTACAGGAGCAAGCCATCCCGGTTGCCAAAGGCATGACCATATCATCTGTTGCCGGCGTAGCCGAAGTGATCCGTAAAGTGGGCTTCCCGCTGGTATTTAAGCCGCTGGATGGTAACCACGGCAGGGGTATTTCTATCAATATTCGTACAGAAGAAGAAGCGATTGCAGCCTATGAACATGCCGCCAAAATATCGCGAAGGGTTATTGCGGAGCGTTTTATTACCGGCTATGATTTTCGCGTACTGGTAATTGATAATAAAATGGTCGCCGCCGCCCTGCGCGATCCGGCTCATGTAACAGGCGATGGCATATTAACCATACAGCAACTTATTGATAAGGAAAATACCGACCCACGCCGCGGATACGGGCACGAGAATGTATTAACACTGATTTCTATTGACCGGGACACGCTTGACCTGCTTGAAAAAAAGGGTTACACACTTGATACGGTGCCTGTCAAAGGTGAAAAAGTGTTTGTAAAGTCGACCGCCAACCTAAGCACGGGCGGCACATCCGTTGACGTTACCGACCATGTGCACCCACAAAACGTTTTTATTTGCGAACGCATCTCTAAAATAATAGGCCTTGATATTTGCGGCATTGATATTATGGCCGAAAACCTGCACGAGCCCCTTACCGAAAATGGCGGAGTAATACTGGAGGTTAACGCAGCACCTGGGTTCAGGATGCACATTGCGCCAAGCGAAGGCCTGCCGCGCAACGTTGCAGGGCATGTGTTGGATATGCTTTATCCTCCGGGCAAGTCGGCACGTATCCCTATTATTGCCATCACGGGCACCAATGGAAAAACCACAACAACCCGCCTGATAGCGCATATTGTAAGAAATAACGGGCACCGGGTAGGCTTCACCACATCTGATGGGATTTATGTACAAAACACCATGATGCTGAAAGGTGATACTACCGGGCCGGTAAGCTCGGAGTTTATCCTGAAAGACCCTACCGTTGATTTTGCCGTATTGGAAACAGCCCGTGGCGGAATCCTACGTTCGGGTTTGGGATTTGGTTTTTGCGATATTGGTGTAATTACCAACATCCAGGCAGATCACCTTGGCCTGGCCGATATTCATACACTTGATGACCTTGCAAGGGTAAAAGGAACCGTTTTAAACTCGGTAAAAAAAGATGGCTGGGGCGTTTTAAATGCCGATAACGAGTATTGCGTTCGTTTAGGCAACAAAGCCGATTGTAACATAGCCTATTTTAGCCGTAACGAAAACAATCCTATCATCAAGGCACATTGCCGCAAAGGCGGGATAGCTGCCGTTTGCGAGAATGGCTTTATTACCATTCAAAAAGGCGATTGGAAAATCCGTGTACAACGCACTATCCTTATCCCTTTAACTTTTGGAGGTACGGTGCCATTCATGATCGAGAATGTGCTGGCGGCCACGTTGGCTACCTTCCTGTGGGGTTTTAAAACCGAGGATATTAAAATGTCGTTGGAAACATTTATCCCATCGGCAGCGCAAACGCCGGGGCGCATGAACATATTTGAGTTTAAAGATTTCAGGTTCATGATTGATTTTGCGCATAACCCGGACGGCTTTAACGGTATCAAGGAATTTTTAAGGCATATCGACTCTCCATTGAAAATTGGCATTATAGCCGGAACCGGCGACAGGCGCGATGACGATATTCGCGAGGTTGGCAAAATAGCTGCCGAAATGTTTGATTACATCATCCTGCGGCAGGAAAAACACCTCCGTGGCCGCACCGAAGAAAACATATTAACCCTGCTTAAAGAGGGTATTTACTCTGTTGACGCCAATAAGCCTTGCGAAGTGGTATCAAAAGAGGTTGATGCCATTAAACACGCAATGAGCCTTGCCAAACCCGGCAGCTTTATAACCGCCCTTAGCGATGTAGTTGATAACGCCATTGAAACGGTGCAAAACTACCAGGAGCAGGAAAGGAACGGGTTGTTTAATTCCCCCCCCGCCCCCTGA
- a CDS encoding RES family NAD+ phosphorylase, which produces MLVYRIALEKSAYKLVASGRAARWNPNDVEMIYTASSRSLACLENVVHRSQAGLTLVFNVMTIAVPDGLTIVSIKKEDLPLNWLEYDQMLYTQQLGEKWINEKQSAILAVPSSIIEEEINYLINPKHDDFKAIRLVKTEPFAFDKRIKQ; this is translated from the coding sequence ATGCTGGTTTATCGTATCGCCCTCGAAAAGTCTGCGTACAAACTTGTCGCCTCGGGCAGGGCAGCCCGCTGGAATCCCAATGATGTGGAAATGATATATACCGCATCGTCCCGCTCACTTGCCTGCCTCGAGAATGTTGTTCACAGGAGCCAGGCCGGGCTTACCCTTGTTTTTAATGTGATGACAATCGCAGTGCCGGATGGGTTAACCATAGTCAGTATAAAAAAGGAGGATTTACCACTTAATTGGCTGGAATACGACCAAATGTTGTACACCCAGCAACTGGGAGAAAAGTGGATCAACGAAAAACAATCGGCTATATTAGCCGTACCATCCTCGATAATTGAAGAAGAAATAAACTACCTGATCAACCCAAAACACGACGACTTTAAAGCTATCCGCCTGGTTAAAACAGAACCATTTGCATTTGATAAACGGATAAAGCAATAA
- a CDS encoding isoaspartyl peptidase/L-asparaginase, producing MKIIIHGGFFSESQTNQEVKQAKQQALKDIVQAGHKYLLSHTALETVVYTVRLLEDCDLFNAGTGSQIQSDGKIRLSASLMDGKTQKFSGVINIEDVKNPICIAEKLMAYDDRVLSGKGAKDFATNNGVAYYNPETPQRRHEYEKKLSDSIRLGTVGCVALDLYGNLAAATSTGGKGFEIPGRVSDSATTAGNYANGFAAVSCTGVGEDIVSGSVATKIVTRVTDGLPISVAAGKTLDEMKPYDGFAGIIGISADGHIYHADTHPYMVWALHDDDVEVFD from the coding sequence ATGAAGATTATTATCCATGGCGGTTTCTTTAGCGAATCGCAAACTAACCAGGAAGTAAAACAGGCCAAACAACAGGCTTTAAAAGATATTGTGCAGGCGGGTCATAAATACCTGTTAAGCCATACCGCGCTTGAAACAGTTGTGTACACCGTTAGGCTGCTGGAAGATTGCGACCTGTTTAATGCCGGTACCGGTTCGCAGATCCAGAGTGATGGCAAAATTCGCCTGAGTGCTTCATTAATGGATGGTAAAACACAAAAATTTTCTGGTGTTATCAACATCGAAGATGTAAAAAACCCCATATGTATAGCCGAAAAGCTAATGGCGTATGACGACCGTGTTTTGAGCGGCAAAGGCGCCAAAGACTTTGCCACCAACAACGGTGTTGCCTATTATAACCCCGAAACGCCGCAACGCAGGCATGAATACGAAAAGAAACTGAGCGACTCCATCAGGTTAGGCACTGTTGGCTGTGTGGCGCTCGATCTTTATGGCAACTTGGCAGCCGCGACATCAACTGGCGGCAAAGGCTTCGAAATTCCGGGCCGGGTAAGCGATTCGGCAACTACTGCCGGCAATTATGCCAATGGTTTTGCAGCAGTATCCTGTACGGGCGTTGGCGAGGACATTGTGAGCGGCTCGGTAGCGACAAAAATTGTTACCCGGGTTACCGATGGTTTGCCAATTTCTGTTGCTGCCGGGAAAACTTTAGATGAAATGAAACCCTACGATGGTTTTGCCGGTATTATCGGCATTTCTGCCGATGGACATATTTACCATGCCGATACCCATCCCTATATGGTTTGGGCATTGCATGACGATGATGTGGAAGTTTTTGATTAA